The Impatiens glandulifera chromosome 3, dImpGla2.1, whole genome shotgun sequence genome contains a region encoding:
- the LOC124931741 gene encoding reticulon-like protein B9, with protein sequence MPNHSSSSSDSDDDHRQRPHIGKKKPLGRQRPVHQILGGGRVANILLWKDAKISGAVLAGVTLLWFLFEIVEYNLVTFLCHIIITTMLVIFLWCVGADIFRWSPPEIPKIVLQESAAQDLARFIHKRIKLFLSIFFHVASGNNAKVFVMAIVTLWILSIIGSSISTLNLMFLGCLAAQTIPYVYEQYGEEVDDLLSKMGYGMRKSYKEFDSKFLGRIPRGPVKEKKGK encoded by the exons ATGCCAAAccactcttcttcttcttccgatTCTGATGATGATCATCGTCAAAGACCACATATTGGGAAGAAGAAGCCCTTAGGCCGTCAAAGGCCAGTCCATCAAATTCTCGGAGGAGGAAGag TCGCTAATATATTGTTATGGAAGGATGCTAAGATATCGGGTGCTGTTCTAGCCGGGGTTACCCTCCTATGGTTTCTTTTCGAAATTGTCGAGTACAATCTCGTGACGTTCTTATGTCACATCATCATCACTACAATGCTTGTGATCTTTCTTTGGTGTGTAGGGGCAGATATTTTCAGATG GTCTCCTCCAGAAATTCCTAAAATCGTCTTGCAAGAATCCGCTGCCCAAGATTTGGCTCGTTTCATTCATAAGAGAATTAAACTATTCCTATCAATCTTCTTCCATGTCGCGTCTGGAAACAATGCCAAAGTCTTCGTTATG gcTATTGTGACGTTATGGATATTGTCGATAATTGGAAGCTCTATAAGCACCTTGAACCTTATGTTCTTGG GTTGTTTGGCTGCGCAAACTATACCATATGTCTACGAGCAATACGGGGAAGAAGTTGATGATCTTCTAAGCAAAATGGGCTATGGCATGAGGAAATCATACAAGGAGTTTGATTCAAAATTTCTTGGAAGAATCCCAAGAGGACCTgtcaaagaaaagaaaggaaaGTAA
- the LOC124931743 gene encoding uncharacterized protein LOC124931743, with protein MSLRIKTVVDKFVQELKDALDADIQDRIMKEREMQSYIEEREREVAEREAAWKSELSRREAEIARQEARLKIERENLEKEKTVLMGTASNQDNQDGALEITVSGEKYRCLRFSKAKK; from the exons ATGTCATTGAGAATAAAAACAGTAGTAGACAAGTTTGTTCAGGAGTTGAAGGACGCACTGGATGCAGACATACAAGATAGAATCATGAAGGAAAGGGAAATGCAAAGCTACATTGAAGAACGAGAACGTGAAGTAGCAGAACGCGAAGCTGCTTGGAAATCTGAGCTCTCTCGACGAGAG GCAGAGATAGCTAGACAAGAAGCAAGGCTGAAAATCGAGAGAGAAAATCTTGAGAAAGAGAAAACCGTGCTGATGGGAACTGCATCGAATCAAGATAACCAGGACGGGGCTCTTGAAATCACTGTTAGCGGGGAGAAGTATAGATGTCTCCGATTTTCCAAGGCCAAGAAGTGA